One genomic window of Dehalococcoidales bacterium includes the following:
- a CDS encoding TIGR00730 family Rossman fold protein, with protein sequence MAYDYEINEMAKEESWRMFRIMGELVEGFDTLSGVEPAVSIYGSARVQPGDELYARTEEVARRLGESGFSIITGGGPGVMEAANKGALAAGVTSVGLNIELPEEQNPNPYTTKSITFHHFFVRKVMLVKYAIAFVIMPGGLGTLDEVTEVLTLIQTFKIRPFPVILFDSQYWSGFLEWLRSTVQARGYISEDDFDLLRICDEPDTVVDAVQQWCIKHEIGGRRALEKHA encoded by the coding sequence ATGGCATACGATTACGAAATCAATGAAATGGCCAAGGAAGAGTCCTGGCGCATGTTCCGCATAATGGGAGAGCTGGTGGAGGGCTTCGATACACTCTCAGGAGTCGAACCAGCGGTGAGCATCTATGGCTCGGCCCGGGTGCAGCCGGGCGATGAGCTTTACGCGCGGACAGAAGAAGTCGCACGCCGTCTCGGTGAGAGCGGCTTCTCGATAATAACCGGCGGCGGTCCCGGTGTTATGGAGGCAGCCAACAAAGGAGCCCTGGCTGCCGGCGTAACTTCCGTAGGTCTGAATATAGAGTTACCGGAGGAACAGAACCCCAATCCCTATACCACGAAGTCGATAACCTTTCACCACTTCTTCGTGCGCAAGGTCATGCTGGTGAAATACGCCATAGCCTTCGTTATTATGCCCGGCGGTCTGGGGACACTAGATGAGGTAACCGAGGTGCTGACGTTGATACAGACATTCAAGATACGACCTTTTCCGGTGATACTCTTTGACAGCCAGTACTGGAGTGGTTTCCTCGAATGGCTGAGAAGCACTGTTCAGGCTCGGGGATATATCTCCGAAGACGACTTCGACCTGCTGCGGATATGTGACGAACCGGACACTGTCGTCGATGCAGTACAGCAGTGGTGCATCAAGCACGAAATCGGCGGTAGAAGGGCACTGGAAAAACACGCATAG